Proteins from one Ipomoea triloba cultivar NCNSP0323 chromosome 1, ASM357664v1 genomic window:
- the LOC116029364 gene encoding cell division control protein 2 homolog A-like, with product MEQYEKVEKIGEGTYGVVYKARDRVTNETIALKKIRLEQEDEGVPSTAIREISLLKEMQHGNIVRLQDVVHSEKRLYLVFEYLDLDLKKHMDSCPEFSKDSHLIKMFLYQILCGISYCHSHRVLHRDLKPQNLLIDRRSNSLKLADFGLARAFGIPVRTFTHEVVTLWYRAPEILLGSRHYSTPVDVWSVGCIFAEMVNQRPLFPGDSEIDELFKIFRVMGTPNEDTWPGVTSLPDFKSAFPKWPPKDLATMVPNLDAAGLDLLCKMLCLDPSKRITARSALEHEYFKDIEFVS from the exons ATGGAGCAG TATGAAAAAGTTGAAAAGATTGGTGAAGGCACGTATGGTGTAGTATACAAGGCCCGTGATCGTGTAACTAATGAAACTATCGCACTTAAGAAGATCCGGCTGGAACAGGAGGATGAGGGAGTTCCAAGCACGGCTATTAGAGAGATCTCTCTCTTAAAGGAGATGCAGCATGGAAACATTGTCAG GCTGCAGGATGTAGTCCACAGTGAGAAACGATTATATCTGGTATTTGAATATCTTGACTTGGACTTGAAAAAGCATATGGATTCTTGCCCAGAGTTCTCCAAGGATTCACACCTGATAAAA ATGTTTTTGTATCAAATACTCTGTGGAATTTCTTATTGTCATTCCCATAGAGTTCTCCATCGAGATCTGAAGCCTCAAAACTTGTTAATAGATCGTCGTTCCAACTCACTAAAACTTGCAGACTTTGGTTTGGCTAGAGCATTTGGCATTCCTGTCAGGACTTTTACTCATGAG GTGGTGACACTATGGTATAGGGCGCCAGAGATACTGCTTGGATCACGCCATTACTCTACTCCAGTTGATGTGTGGTCAGTTGGTTGTATATTTGCTGAGATGGTGAACCAGCGGCCATTGTTCCCTGGGGACTCAGAGATTGATGAACTCTTCAAGATTTTCAG AGTAATGGGTACTCCAAATGAGGATACATGGCCTGGAGTGACTTCTCTGCCTGATTTCAAAAGTGCCTTTCCAAAATGGCCTCCTAAG GATCTAGCTACTATGGTGCCAAATCTGGATGCAGCTGGCCTTGATCTCCTTTGC AAAATGCTGTGCCTGGACCCCAGCAAAAGAATCACTGCGAGGAGTGCCCTTGAGCACGAGTACTTCAAGGATATTGAGTTTGTGTCTTGA